A single window of Archangium gephyra DNA harbors:
- a CDS encoding peroxiredoxin produces the protein MSIKTGDQAPDFSLPKQDGTSVQLKALLQKGTVVLYFYPKDDTPGCTKEACSFRDSYESFKDAGAEVVGISSQSAASHEAFAAKHRLPFTLLADEGGKVRREYGVPSTLGLLPGRVTYVIDRQGVVRHVFNSQLNATRHVTEALGIVKQLQGAGAA, from the coding sequence ATGAGCATCAAGACTGGCGACCAGGCTCCCGATTTCTCACTCCCCAAGCAGGATGGCACCTCCGTCCAGCTGAAGGCGCTGCTCCAGAAGGGGACGGTGGTCCTCTATTTCTACCCGAAGGATGACACGCCGGGCTGCACCAAGGAGGCGTGCTCGTTCCGGGACTCGTACGAGTCCTTCAAGGATGCCGGCGCCGAGGTGGTGGGCATCAGCTCGCAGTCGGCGGCCTCGCACGAGGCCTTCGCGGCGAAGCACCGGCTGCCCTTCACGCTCCTGGCCGACGAGGGTGGCAAGGTGCGGCGCGAGTACGGCGTGCCGAGCACCCTCGGCCTGCTGCCGGGGCGGGTGACGTACGTCATCGACCGCCAGGGCGTTGTCCGGCACGTCTTCAACTCGCAGCTCAACGCCACGCGTCACGTCACCGAGGCGCTGGGCATCGTCAAGCAGCTCCAGGGCGCCGGAGCCGCCTGA
- a CDS encoding VWA domain-containing protein gives MRHLSRPLPLWLLLLLVWGPGTAMAEEPSSCEEDRLTGQERGHEVEHRVEARPEGDLVRFTVHRTFHNPRPRHTELEAFLALPREGTVHGLALESQGQWTEGLLLEAPQAERRYEALRRKGPAAPRVLALLSSEAGAAVRLRLWNLPPRASVTVRYELRARLAYTHGRKSFTYPLPACQHAPRPALTLTPSAPGADLRLETRNADSWRPELEASWEAGTSRGLDARAGLVPWGAGTLGFLQVRAERLSEVPARARVVFVVDASHSVGPQGLSRQWELAGEYLQWLPDATAEVVVFRRSAERLFGRLIPASEWKTALATLPPERLAPGNGSNLDEGLKLAQRVLAEGSGPARVLAFTDGLLRQAFEPVPPAPSTSAPDAAVHLRRLSPRTGYATPHERLSGPLVQEACGTQLPSYAHGLEPLVRPLRWEQVHLQDGQGTRLGELPALEEGEGFQRWLPSPQTPLRELVLHGRRWGCAASQPVARDDSLSADLVRNAWATPRFEPWSRNKEEFPPEEAVELLAEKGDWVSGARSLLVVPSGAGPSTARTHALPDGITGGVAGGVVGGTITCPMAGSLRRATPPAELQEALERLLQPVFSTCLGEGGPSSLQVRVEATGDEIVDVAVTGAASEPQASCVREATWALRLPALWDDGWPGTYTLTPRR, from the coding sequence ATGCGGCACCTCTCGCGTCCCCTGCCCCTCTGGCTCCTCCTCCTGCTCGTCTGGGGCCCGGGGACGGCCATGGCGGAGGAGCCCTCGTCCTGTGAGGAGGACAGGCTCACCGGCCAGGAGCGCGGCCACGAGGTGGAGCACCGGGTGGAGGCCCGGCCCGAGGGAGACCTCGTGCGCTTCACCGTGCACCGCACCTTCCACAACCCCCGCCCGCGCCACACCGAGCTGGAGGCCTTCCTCGCGCTGCCCCGGGAGGGCACGGTGCATGGCCTCGCCCTCGAGTCCCAGGGGCAGTGGACGGAGGGGCTCCTGCTCGAGGCCCCCCAGGCGGAGCGCCGCTACGAGGCCCTCCGGCGCAAGGGCCCCGCCGCCCCCCGGGTGCTCGCGCTGCTGTCGTCGGAGGCGGGAGCCGCGGTGCGCCTGAGGCTCTGGAACCTGCCACCCCGGGCCTCGGTGACGGTGCGCTACGAGCTCCGCGCACGGCTCGCCTACACCCACGGGCGCAAGTCCTTCACCTACCCCCTGCCCGCGTGCCAGCACGCTCCCCGGCCCGCGCTCACCCTGACGCCCTCGGCCCCTGGCGCGGACCTCCGCCTCGAGACGCGGAACGCGGACTCCTGGCGGCCCGAGCTGGAGGCCTCCTGGGAGGCGGGGACCTCCCGGGGGCTCGACGCGCGCGCCGGCCTCGTGCCCTGGGGCGCCGGCACCCTGGGCTTCCTCCAGGTGCGGGCGGAACGCCTCTCCGAGGTGCCCGCCCGGGCCCGGGTCGTCTTCGTGGTGGATGCCTCCCACAGCGTGGGCCCCCAGGGCCTCTCCCGCCAGTGGGAGCTCGCCGGGGAGTACCTCCAGTGGCTGCCGGATGCGACGGCCGAGGTGGTGGTGTTCCGCCGCTCCGCCGAGCGCCTCTTCGGACGCCTCATCCCCGCCTCGGAGTGGAAGACGGCGCTGGCCACCCTTCCCCCCGAGCGGCTCGCCCCCGGCAATGGCTCGAACCTGGACGAGGGGCTGAAGCTCGCCCAGCGGGTGCTCGCCGAGGGCAGCGGGCCCGCGCGCGTCCTCGCCTTCACGGACGGGCTGCTCCGCCAGGCCTTCGAGCCGGTGCCCCCCGCCCCCTCCACCTCGGCCCCCGACGCCGCCGTGCACCTGCGGCGGCTGTCCCCCCGCACCGGCTACGCCACCCCACACGAGAGGCTCTCCGGGCCCCTCGTCCAGGAGGCCTGCGGCACGCAGCTCCCCTCCTACGCCCACGGCCTGGAGCCGCTCGTGCGGCCCCTGCGGTGGGAGCAGGTCCACCTCCAGGACGGCCAGGGCACCCGGCTCGGGGAGCTGCCCGCACTCGAGGAGGGCGAGGGGTTCCAGCGCTGGCTGCCGAGTCCCCAGACGCCCCTGCGCGAGCTGGTGCTGCATGGGCGGCGCTGGGGCTGTGCCGCCTCGCAACCGGTGGCGAGGGATGACTCGCTCTCCGCCGACCTCGTCCGCAACGCCTGGGCCACCCCGCGCTTCGAGCCCTGGAGCCGGAACAAGGAGGAGTTTCCCCCCGAGGAGGCGGTCGAGCTGCTCGCGGAGAAGGGAGACTGGGTCTCCGGCGCCCGCTCGTTGCTGGTGGTGCCCTCGGGCGCGGGACCCTCGACGGCCCGGACACACGCGCTGCCGGACGGGATCACGGGGGGCGTCGCCGGAGGCGTGGTCGGCGGCACCATCACCTGCCCCATGGCGGGCTCGCTCCGGCGGGCCACGCCTCCCGCGGAGCTCCAGGAGGCGCTGGAACGGCTCCTCCAGCCGGTCTTCTCCACCTGCCTGGGAGAAGGAGGCCCCTCCTCGCTCCAGGTCCGCGTGGAGGCCACGGGAGATGAGATTGTCGACGTTGCGGTGACGGGCGCGGCCTCCGAGCCCCAGGCCTCGTGCGTGCGCGAGGCCACCTGGGCCCTCCGCCTGCCCGCCCTCTGGGATGACGGGTGGCCGGGGACCTACACCCTCACCCCCCGGCGCTAG
- a CDS encoding response regulator codes for MQASAVVNQQGESSRAGRAMFRGESRKRPVVFHGQVLLIENLKERRQLMCDMLAHERFEVGVVENAREAVQLLAEDIFSGQRQAPELILCNARMLGDAGLAALERLCASNPQVPVILYSPFTNPRLREQISRIPGAWFMDHSAKLEDLRSAVVSLAASRQTRV; via the coding sequence ATGCAAGCCAGTGCGGTGGTGAATCAGCAGGGGGAGTCGTCCAGGGCGGGCCGGGCCATGTTCCGGGGCGAGTCCCGGAAGCGTCCGGTGGTGTTTCACGGTCAGGTGTTGCTGATCGAGAACCTGAAGGAGCGCCGCCAGCTCATGTGCGACATGCTCGCCCACGAGCGCTTCGAGGTCGGGGTCGTCGAGAACGCGCGGGAGGCCGTCCAGCTGCTCGCCGAGGACATCTTCTCCGGGCAGCGGCAGGCGCCGGAGCTCATCCTCTGCAATGCGCGGATGCTGGGCGACGCCGGTCTCGCGGCGCTCGAGCGGCTGTGCGCCAGCAATCCCCAGGTGCCCGTCATCCTCTATAGCCCCTTCACCAACCCCCGCCTGCGTGAGCAGATCTCCCGCATCCCCGGCGCCTGGTTCATGGATCACTCCGCGAAGCTGGAGGATCTGCGCTCCGCCGTCGTGTCGCTAGCCGCCTCGCGCCAGACGCGCGTCTAG
- a CDS encoding efflux RND transporter periplasmic adaptor subunit, with translation MEATQRPRIFREEALRHHEGTQEDGDLLRISPRWTRWTYWVLIALVVCAALYSVLGTIPEYASGPAMVKVEGRSDLTPQLPGIVASVEVKPGQRVEAGQPLVSFLSQDETASLERIQREFELQLVRVLQDPADEAARQALTSLRAERELAEARQQARTLRAPHAGVVGTLRVREGQYVNPGENVVSVVGDDVHVTLVALLPGGYRPRLEPGKPLRVELNGFTHEYQTFTIESVGDQIIGPSEVRRYLGADTGDAINLSGPMVLVRARIDSPTFTIKGKTFNYFDGMLAQADARVRKERILVTLIPGLKGALGHED, from the coding sequence ATGGAAGCCACGCAACGCCCCCGCATCTTCCGCGAGGAGGCCCTGCGCCACCACGAGGGCACCCAGGAAGACGGAGACCTCCTCCGCATCTCCCCCCGGTGGACCCGGTGGACGTACTGGGTGCTCATCGCCCTGGTCGTCTGCGCCGCCCTCTATTCCGTGCTCGGCACCATTCCCGAGTACGCCTCGGGCCCGGCCATGGTGAAGGTCGAGGGCCGCAGTGATCTCACCCCCCAGCTGCCGGGAATCGTCGCCTCGGTGGAGGTGAAGCCCGGGCAGCGCGTGGAGGCCGGCCAGCCGCTGGTGAGCTTCCTCTCCCAGGACGAGACGGCCTCGCTGGAGCGGATTCAGCGGGAGTTCGAGCTGCAGCTCGTGCGCGTGCTGCAGGACCCGGCGGACGAGGCCGCGCGCCAGGCCCTCACGTCCCTGCGCGCCGAGCGCGAGCTGGCCGAGGCCCGGCAGCAGGCCCGGACGCTGAGGGCACCACACGCCGGAGTGGTGGGCACCCTGCGCGTGCGCGAGGGCCAGTACGTCAACCCGGGAGAGAACGTGGTGTCCGTGGTGGGCGACGACGTGCACGTGACGCTGGTGGCGCTGCTGCCCGGCGGCTACCGGCCGAGGCTCGAGCCGGGCAAGCCGCTGCGCGTGGAGCTCAACGGCTTCACCCACGAGTACCAGACGTTCACCATCGAGTCGGTGGGAGATCAGATCATCGGTCCCAGCGAGGTGCGGCGCTACCTGGGCGCGGACACGGGGGATGCGATCAACCTCTCGGGCCCGATGGTGCTGGTGCGGGCGCGCATCGACAGCCCCACGTTCACCATCAAGGGCAAGACGTTCAACTACTTCGACGGAATGCTGGCCCAGGCGGATGCGCGGGTGCGCAAGGAGCGGATCCTCGTCACGCTGATTCCGGGCCTGAAGGGAGCACTGGGACATGAGGACTGA
- a CDS encoding Ig-like domain-containing protein, whose product MALSKRQKRIYSPSIWETWMPSVGVVTLVGAHLMAASLGLYSSAPEVKVLQPATGASISGQLEIAVQADDGPTGSGVRSVEYQLGSTSGVWKPLTLDLDSMTYKASTEAGAVPAGGQELYIRAMDYTGNLRTVFVTVKVDPRAAEPREEHPSRPAVDGTQDLSSKRSVGGQGWGGNLLSVLLRSR is encoded by the coding sequence ATGGCACTGAGCAAGCGACAGAAGCGGATCTACAGCCCCTCGATCTGGGAAACCTGGATGCCTTCGGTGGGCGTCGTCACCCTGGTGGGCGCTCACCTCATGGCCGCCTCGTTGGGCCTCTACTCCTCGGCACCGGAGGTCAAGGTGCTCCAGCCCGCCACGGGCGCGTCCATCAGCGGACAGCTGGAGATCGCGGTCCAGGCGGACGACGGCCCCACGGGCTCGGGGGTGCGGAGCGTGGAGTACCAGCTCGGCTCCACCTCGGGCGTCTGGAAGCCGTTGACGCTGGACCTGGACTCCATGACCTACAAGGCGAGCACGGAAGCGGGAGCCGTGCCGGCCGGAGGCCAGGAGCTCTACATCCGCGCGATGGACTACACGGGCAACCTGCGCACCGTGTTCGTCACGGTGAAGGTGGACCCTCGGGCCGCCGAGCCCCGCGAGGAACACCCGTCCCGGCCCGCGGTGGACGGCACGCAGGATCTCTCCTCGAAGCGGAGCGTCGGGGGGCAGGGCTGGGGTGGGAACCTTCTCTCGGTGCTGCTCCGGTCGCGCTGA
- a CDS encoding fibronectin type III domain-containing protein: MYWRYGAALLVSLASTPALALLGLDSTPPTVTIVKPASGVAVSGQAALEVRADDGLLGSGVSRVEYQIDTAEGVWTALSGSLLSTTYRGTWNTLVVADGSHSVYVRAIDGDGNQRLVYAVAVVANPPAAPTGVKVAAQVGASNGGYLDLSWSSNTEMDLVGYNVYRSTTSGGPYTKVAGTSVSFLRDPGLSNGTPYYYVVAAVDVAGNESPRSGEVSGTPTDTRAPLASGMTAVAGPTSADIGWTTDEPASSQVEYGTSSALGSATGVDPARTTSHGVSLTGLQPNRTYFYRVRSVDASGNAGVSQVLSFSTGVDLPPTVSIVNVAEGAVLQGPITLQAQAGDDFGVSKVEYTVGGLVWNVMGFNSLTGFYEVRLDTNTLGEGAQVIGVRASDSARQVVQTAVNVTVDRGAPVVDLISPVVDAHLAGGVDQLVQVSATDSGSGVTAVEWQLYAVPLGVELEEAPQPDPALWQPLTLNAQSGMYETNWLAPTVVVEQVIYLYARATDGLGKSTTFVREVTVLATGRDFVFTGSGGQELSGTVAIAPDTVNGGNRIGLQLIGRFVTPGGRYRLTVSGEGASHTVEFTADARGRGVAEVEEATGMTDVFSATLTPSGPGF, encoded by the coding sequence ATGTATTGGAGATATGGAGCGGCGCTCCTGGTGTCCCTGGCGAGCACCCCCGCGTTGGCCTTGCTCGGGCTGGACTCGACCCCCCCCACCGTGACGATCGTGAAACCCGCCAGTGGCGTGGCCGTGAGCGGCCAGGCCGCCCTCGAGGTCCGCGCGGATGACGGGCTGTTGGGCTCGGGCGTGAGCCGGGTGGAGTACCAGATCGACACCGCGGAGGGCGTCTGGACGGCGCTCTCCGGGAGCCTGCTGTCGACGACGTACCGGGGCACGTGGAACACCCTGGTGGTGGCGGATGGCAGCCACAGCGTGTACGTCCGGGCCATCGACGGGGATGGGAATCAGCGGCTGGTGTACGCGGTGGCGGTGGTGGCCAATCCCCCGGCCGCTCCCACCGGGGTGAAGGTGGCCGCGCAGGTGGGCGCGAGCAACGGCGGGTACCTGGATCTGTCCTGGAGCTCCAATACGGAGATGGACCTGGTGGGCTACAACGTGTACCGGAGCACCACGTCCGGTGGCCCGTACACGAAGGTGGCGGGGACGTCGGTGAGCTTCCTGCGGGACCCGGGGCTGAGCAACGGCACCCCGTACTACTACGTGGTGGCGGCGGTGGACGTGGCGGGCAACGAGTCCCCGCGCTCCGGAGAGGTGTCCGGGACGCCCACGGACACCCGCGCTCCGCTCGCGAGCGGGATGACGGCGGTGGCGGGGCCGACCTCCGCCGATATCGGCTGGACCACGGACGAGCCGGCGAGCTCGCAGGTGGAGTACGGCACCAGCAGCGCCCTGGGCTCGGCGACGGGGGTGGATCCGGCGCGCACCACGAGCCATGGGGTGAGCCTCACGGGCCTGCAGCCGAACCGGACGTACTTCTACCGGGTGCGCTCGGTGGACGCGTCCGGCAACGCGGGGGTGTCGCAGGTGCTCTCGTTCTCCACGGGCGTGGATCTGCCGCCCACGGTGAGCATCGTGAACGTGGCCGAGGGCGCGGTGCTCCAGGGCCCCATCACCCTGCAGGCGCAGGCCGGGGATGACTTCGGTGTCTCCAAGGTCGAGTACACGGTGGGTGGGCTCGTCTGGAACGTCATGGGCTTCAACAGCCTGACGGGGTTCTACGAGGTGCGGCTCGACACGAACACGCTGGGGGAGGGCGCGCAGGTGATTGGCGTCCGGGCCTCGGACAGCGCGCGGCAGGTGGTGCAGACGGCCGTGAACGTGACGGTGGACCGGGGTGCGCCGGTGGTGGACCTGATCTCTCCGGTGGTGGATGCGCACCTGGCGGGTGGAGTGGACCAGCTGGTGCAGGTGTCCGCGACGGACTCGGGCTCGGGTGTGACGGCGGTGGAGTGGCAGCTGTACGCGGTGCCGCTGGGTGTGGAGCTCGAAGAGGCTCCGCAGCCGGACCCGGCGCTCTGGCAGCCGCTGACGCTCAACGCGCAGTCGGGCATGTACGAGACGAACTGGCTGGCGCCGACGGTGGTGGTCGAGCAGGTCATCTACCTGTACGCCCGGGCGACGGACGGGCTGGGCAAGAGCACGACGTTCGTGAGGGAAGTGACGGTGCTGGCGACCGGGCGTGACTTCGTGTTCACGGGCTCGGGAGGCCAGGAGCTGTCCGGCACGGTGGCCATCGCGCCCGACACGGTGAATGGCGGCAACCGCATTGGCTTGCAACTGATTGGCCGGTTCGTGACGCCGGGGGGCCGCTACCGGCTGACGGTGAGCGGTGAAGGCGCCAGCCACACAGTGGAGTTCACCGCGGATGCGCGCGGCAGGGGAGTGGCCGAGGTGGAGGAGGCCACGGGAATGACGGACGTGTTCAGCGCGACGCTGACGCCCTCGGGCCCCGGCTTCTAG
- a CDS encoding efflux RND transporter periplasmic adaptor subunit, protein MAPALANPGPNGNGAPPAQVVDGDAASRTGAAEPFLGVIIPHETVNVSTRFDSRLEKLEVEVGQRVHVGQVLARLDTRSLRQDLAAAEASLQGSRAEEQAARLALSEARAKKARYFTPRSLELGVYSQEELDKVRYEESTANARLRAARAQTLQRSAEATELRQNLDDATLVAPFDGVVAAKLTSPGARLAAGQPVLKLLGTGGWKVRFAVPEDAARRLQPGGSVEVKAVQRDLALDGTVESVAPEVDSAARLVFATATFNQPPPPEISTGMVVHVRPGPAQQLGGRGTGGSAPTGATP, encoded by the coding sequence ATGGCGCCCGCCCTCGCGAACCCTGGCCCGAACGGGAACGGCGCACCGCCCGCCCAGGTGGTGGACGGTGACGCCGCTTCCCGCACGGGGGCGGCGGAGCCCTTCCTCGGCGTCATCATTCCCCATGAAACCGTGAACGTGAGCACCCGCTTCGACTCGCGGCTGGAGAAGCTCGAGGTCGAGGTCGGTCAGCGCGTCCACGTGGGCCAGGTGCTCGCACGCCTCGACACACGCTCGCTGCGGCAGGACCTGGCCGCGGCCGAGGCCAGCCTCCAGGGCTCTCGCGCCGAGGAGCAGGCGGCCCGCCTGGCCCTCTCCGAGGCCCGCGCGAAGAAGGCCCGTTACTTCACCCCGCGCTCCCTGGAGCTCGGCGTCTATTCCCAGGAGGAGCTGGACAAGGTGCGTTACGAGGAGAGCACCGCCAATGCCCGCCTGCGGGCCGCCCGTGCGCAGACGCTCCAGCGGAGCGCCGAGGCCACCGAGCTGCGGCAGAACCTCGACGACGCCACGCTCGTGGCCCCCTTCGATGGCGTGGTGGCCGCGAAGCTCACCAGCCCCGGGGCACGGCTGGCGGCGGGACAACCCGTGCTCAAGCTGCTCGGCACCGGCGGTTGGAAGGTGCGCTTCGCCGTGCCCGAGGACGCCGCGCGGCGGCTCCAGCCGGGTGGCTCCGTGGAGGTGAAGGCCGTGCAGCGGGACCTCGCGCTCGACGGCACGGTGGAGAGCGTGGCGCCCGAGGTGGACTCCGCGGCCCGGCTCGTCTTCGCCACCGCCACCTTCAACCAGCCACCGCCGCCCGAGATCTCCACGGGCATGGTCGTCCACGTCCGCCCGGGGCCCGCTCAGCAGCTGGGAGGCCGGGGCACCGGCGGCTCCGCGCCGACGGGAGCCACACCGTAA
- the modA gene encoding molybdate ABC transporter substrate-binding protein, whose amino-acid sequence MNVIVKGALAAGALLIIAAGLKTGLREHGAIANSAPSAGAEEKRTLSIAAASDLKFALDELLVPFRAKHPGADVQVTYGSSGNFLAQLSHGAPFDVFLSADVASPRRLAEQGLVAGEVFPYAVGRLAVWVPKDSPLPLAQRGLDALREPAARRIAIANPQHAPYGRAAEAALKSQGVYEAVKDRLVLGENIAQTAQFVQSGAAEAGILALALALAPAMREQGRFWEVPLDAYPRLEQGGAILERAKDAALAREFRDHLLGPEGSEVLERYGFSLPQQ is encoded by the coding sequence ATGAACGTCATCGTGAAGGGGGCGCTCGCCGCGGGCGCCCTGCTCATCATCGCGGCGGGCCTGAAGACGGGCCTGCGCGAGCACGGAGCCATCGCCAACTCCGCCCCGTCCGCGGGCGCCGAGGAGAAGCGGACACTGAGCATCGCCGCGGCCTCGGACCTGAAGTTCGCGCTGGACGAGCTGCTGGTGCCCTTCCGCGCGAAGCACCCCGGCGCGGACGTCCAGGTCACCTACGGCTCATCGGGCAACTTCCTCGCGCAGCTGAGCCACGGCGCGCCCTTCGACGTCTTCCTCTCCGCGGACGTGGCCTCTCCCCGCAGGCTGGCCGAGCAGGGACTGGTGGCCGGCGAGGTCTTCCCCTACGCCGTGGGCCGCCTCGCGGTGTGGGTGCCCAAGGACTCGCCCCTGCCCCTGGCGCAGCGGGGCCTGGACGCCCTGCGCGAGCCGGCCGCCCGGCGCATCGCCATCGCCAACCCCCAGCATGCCCCCTATGGCCGGGCCGCCGAGGCCGCTCTGAAGAGCCAGGGCGTCTATGAGGCCGTCAAGGACAGGCTGGTGCTCGGGGAGAACATCGCGCAGACCGCGCAGTTCGTGCAGAGCGGGGCCGCGGAGGCGGGCATCCTCGCCCTGGCGCTCGCGCTCGCCCCGGCCATGCGGGAGCAGGGCCGCTTCTGGGAGGTGCCGCTCGACGCCTACCCCCGCCTGGAGCAGGGCGGCGCCATCCTCGAGCGCGCGAAGGACGCGGCGCTGGCCCGGGAGTTCCGCGACCACCTGCTCGGCCCCGAGGGCTCGGAGGTGCTCGAGCGCTATGGCTTCTCCCTGCCCCAGCAGTGA